Part of the Methanococcus voltae genome is shown below.
GAAAGGCTCGCAATGATTAAGGGCAAATTTACAGACGTCAGGGAAATGGTTTACCCACAATTCTATGAATACAAATTAAGCGACAGGGATATGGCTTCAATGATAAATGTCGATAAAATGCCGGTAATCGATGAAATATACAATTTATCAAATGAGTTAACAAATATTTGTATAGAAAATAAGGACGAAATTGCACCTTGTGAGTTTATTCTTCAAAAAGAAATCGAATTCGGAGAAATTTCTAAAAATATAATCATAAATGTGTTTGAAAAAGAAGAAGGAAAGAAATTATTGGGTCCTTCAATTTTAAACGAGATTTACGTTTATGATGGTAATATTATTGGAATTCCTGAAAGTTTTGATGGTGTAAAGGAAGAATTTAAGGAATTTTTGCAAAATGGGAAAGATAACGGAGTTAATACAAATATTACTTATATTGAAGCAATAAGCTTAAAAATAGCTTCAAAAATCGAAGAAGCTCTTATTAGCAATACAAAAGAGTTTAAAATTAAAATACCAATCGTTAGAAGTTTAAGTGATATCAATTTGAAGGTTGATGACTTAGCAATGAAGCAAATAATGAGTAATTCAAAAATGGTTGACGTTAGAGGTCCTGTATTCCTAAATGCAACTGTTAAAATTGAATAACGTAGAAATAAGTAAAAATAATATAAAATAATAAATAATATAAAAAATGGAAATTTCCATTATACTTATTTTATTATCTTATTATTTTAATTGGTATTAACATTATTATTCTTTTATTTTATTTTCTCGAATAAATGGGTATTGAATTTCAGTTTCAAGTTCATCAATAGGCGTATCCATTGGACTATTGAAATATAGTTCCCTATCAGGTATTACAAGTTTTAAATCATTCTTTTCAGCATATTCCATAATTTTTGCATAACTTGAGCACAAGGTACTGTATGGACCTTTATGAATAATGGAAACGACTTCAACACTTGGTAAATATTTTAATTCCATTTTTTCGTCAGTTAATTCAATATTACCAGATATTGGGATTGCCATTTCAATATCTGCGCCTTCTTCAACGTATTCCCCGTCATAGCATAACATCATAGGTGGACCCACTATTTTAATATCTTTTTTGCGGTTTTCAGCACTATATATCATATGCATCAAATCAGCGATTAATTTAGTACATGAAGTACCATATGTACCGAATTCTCTTTTTGAGAGCACACGGACTTTTTCAATGGTTTTAATCACAGGTTCGTTTGTCATCTTAACAACCTCCAATATAGAACCTGAATTTAAAAGCATTCTTTTTATGCCCTCTAATTTTTCTATTTCGTTATTTACTTCTTTGCATCTTTCTTTTAATTTCGTTTTCACGTAATCCATATCACCGTGCGATTCAGCTTCGAGTATCTTTTTAACATTGTCCACATTGAAACCTACTTTTACAAGGGAGTTGATTTTTATACCTTTTTTAAAATCTTCAACCGTATAGTATCTATAATTGGTTATAATGTTTTTTTCAGGCACTAAAAGACCTTTTTCGTCGTAATATCGAAGAGCTCGCTTAGTTAAGTTTGTCATACGTGAGAATTGTCCTATTGAAATTTTGAGTCGACTCATAATAATACCTACGTTGCCGTTTTATATATAAAATTTGAAGTTAACCTGCGTTAATCTTTTAATCTTTTAATCTTTTAAGTATTATTATTATTATTATTATTATTATTCTTAAATTTAGATATTGTAAATAATATACGTTATATTGTCCAAAAAACTTGAAAAGACTATACGCAAATAAAAAAATAACCTAAAAAAAATAGAAATATAAATTATTAGTTATTACTTGGTATTTTATTTTAAAAGTTCGTTCCATTCGTCAACTTCGTATTGGTTAGCGTCAATCCATTTTGATGCAATTTCCTCGGCAGACTTATTTTCATAAACATATTCAACAGCCCAGCTGTTAGCAACATCTTTTGAAACTTGGAATTCTTTTAAGAATCGGTATGCTTCATAGTCCCAAACATACATTTCAGGTCTTGAAACAGTAGTTATTTTATCGTATTTACCAGCGTATATATGTTCATTATCCGCTAATTTTTCAACAGGGTATTTTTCGAATAATGCGGAAGGTTCCCACGCTACGAAAACAATATCTTCATTGTTTGCGTTAGCTTCGTCTACTAATGCATATAATTCTTTAGGATTTACGTATTTTATTGTGTAATTAGATAAACCATACGTTGTTAATGCTGATTTGGTGTTTTCTGCAACTCCAGTATTTTCTTCAAGACATACTATTGTATTGTCGAACATTTCAGAATGGTTTTTCAAATCGTCAATAGATTTTACGCCGTTATCGTATGCGTTTTTATTAACTGCGAGACCAATCCAGGAATCTTCAACGTTTTCTTTTACTTTACTTAAATTATTACTGTATTTGCCCGCAAATGAGCTATCTGTTGTAGGATATGAGCCAGAAAGCATAATGTCAGCATCTCCTGAATAAACTGTACTGTACATATCATCAGTCGACATTTGCGAAATACTTACTGTATATCCGTTATTTTCCAATATTTGTTTTACAATTTCCCCTTTAACGATTTCTACAGGTAAATTTGTTGTAATAATGGTCATAGACCTATTTTCTAATATTATTGTGGTATCAACACTTTCATTAACATTGTTAGTTGAATTGTTTACAATGTTTGAGACCGTACTATCGTTTAATGAGGTATTTAAAGTATCTGAATTGTTAACATTTGTATCAGATTTGGTTGTGCACCCTG
Proteins encoded:
- a CDS encoding MerR family transcriptional regulator — its product is MSRLKISIGQFSRMTNLTKRALRYYDEKGLLVPEKNIITNYRYYTVEDFKKGIKINSLVKVGFNVDNVKKILEAESHGDMDYVKTKLKERCKEVNNEIEKLEGIKRMLLNSGSILEVVKMTNEPVIKTIEKVRVLSKREFGTYGTSCTKLIADLMHMIYSAENRKKDIKIVGPPMMLCYDGEYVEEGADIEMAIPISGNIELTDEKMELKYLPSVEVVSIIHKGPYSTLCSSYAKIMEYAEKNDLKLVIPDRELYFNSPMDTPIDELETEIQYPFIRENKIKE
- a CDS encoding glycine betaine ABC transporter substrate-binding protein, with protein sequence MKYGKILLITLLSLFVVFAGCTTKSDTNVNNSDTLNTSLNDSTVSNIVNNSTNNVNESVDTTIILENRSMTIITTNLPVEIVKGEIVKQILENNGYTVSISQMSTDDMYSTVYSGDADIMLSGSYPTTDSSFAGKYSNNLSKVKENVEDSWIGLAVNKNAYDNGVKSIDDLKNHSEMFDNTIVCLEENTGVAENTKSALTTYGLSNYTIKYVNPKELYALVDEANANNEDIVFVAWEPSALFEKYPVEKLADNEHIYAGKYDKITTVSRPEMYVWDYEAYRFLKEFQVSKDVANSWAVEYVYENKSAEEIASKWIDANQYEVDEWNELLK